The following proteins come from a genomic window of Alosa alosa isolate M-15738 ecotype Scorff River chromosome 2, AALO_Geno_1.1, whole genome shotgun sequence:
- the LOC125290979 gene encoding uncharacterized protein LOC125290979, with translation MAKVVLKEVVCYHGVPADVVSDRGPQFVSRYWKAFWSNNPKTWSRVLVWAEMAHNQCTATSTGGPGYSVKHLLDCRRVGRGMLGYGPEKRCCVPARHILDQSLIRDFRKDHPGVAGPSGDGRKRWGYCHASVGQERPPGPPSPWGPAWGTPVARGRANPCLTLWETLWQVIKEITCSSLCGLKPMLAVLLCSVMVDSRGLYSLPSCCLCHYP, from the exons ATGGCTAAGGTGGTCCTGAAAGAGGTGGTCTGCTACCATGGGGTCCCTGCGGATGTTGTGTCAGATCGTGGTCCACAGTTTGTATCCAGGTATTGGAAGGCGTTCTGGTCCAACAACCCCAAGACCTGGAGTAGAGTGCTCGTCTGGGCTGAGATGGCCCATAATCAATGCACCGCCACATCCACGG GTGGTCCCGGGTACTCAGTCAAGCACCTCCTGGATTGTCGCAGAGTGGGTCGGGGAATGCTCGGTTACGGTCCTGAGAAGCGTTGCTGTGTTCCTGCGCGTCACATCTTGGACCAGAGCCTTATCCGTGACTTCCGAAAGGACCATCCAGGAGTGGCTGGACCATCTGGGGATGGTCGTAAGAGGTGGGGGTACTGTCATGCCTCGGTCGGCCAGGAGAGGCCGCCAGGTCCACCAAGCCCCTGGGGGCCAGCCTGGGGAACCCCAGTCGCTCGGGGCAGAGCAAACCCCTGCCTAACTCTCTGGGAAACCCTGTGGCAGGTGATAAAGGAGATCACCTGCAGCTCATTGTGTGGCCTTAAGCCCATGCTTGCTGTGCTTCTGTGCTCGGTCATGGTGGATTCTCGTGGACTATATTCCTTGCCGTCTTGCTGCCTCTGCCATTATCCCTGA